In Halichondria panicea chromosome 9, odHalPani1.1, whole genome shotgun sequence, a genomic segment contains:
- the LOC135340688 gene encoding GPI mannosyltransferase 1-like has translation MLSCVSLRALLFISTLVRVLLIAYGEWQDRHFTVQFTDIDYHVFSDAALHITRGESPYDRPTYRYTPLLALILTPNHYLFFSFGKFLFVIFDLLTGWLIYTLLSLRHVSESLKLLSCACWLLNPLTATVSSRGNAESLLSFLVLSCLYLLVCRHTISAGVLFGLAVHMKIFPIMYSLPMFLFIDEHYTVKVGGVTDGKRVWLMGLLTRERLKFTVVSAATFALTTLLCFMWCGMDFIHEGYLYHITRRDTRHNFSVWFYMLYLIQDSWLSLPVGLLAFIPQALLLIASALWLYRDLPFCCFVQTFVFVTFNKVCTSQYFLWYLCLLPLIVPFSRLRLCSVVVMTTMWFLGQALWLVPAYYLEFQGYNTFTRIWTAGIALFVINVFIIVRIIQHHSFCPTLRNGHVTKLCLKTS, from the exons ATGCTCTCGTGTGTGTCCCTCAGAGCTCTACTATTCATCTCTACTCTAGTACGCGTCCTCCTGATAGCTTATGGGGAATGGCAGGACAGACACTTTACTGTACAGTTCACTGACATTGACTATCATGTATTCAGTGATGCAGCCCTGCACATTACCAGGGGGGAGTCCCCTTATGACAGACCCACCTATCGCTACACACCTCTGCTAGCACTCATCCTCACACCCAATCACTATCTATTCTTCTCATTCGGCAAATTCCTATTTGTGATTTTTGACCTCCTCACTGGTTGGCTAATCTACACGCTCCTCAGCTTGAGGCATGTTTCAGAGTCCCTCAAGTTGCTATCGTGTGCCTGTTGGCTGCTCAATCCACTAACAGCCACTGTGTCCAGTCGCGGGAATGCCGAGTCTCTGCTTTCTTTTCTCGTTTTATCCTGCCTCTACCTGCTTGTTTGTCGTCATACCATCTCAGCAGGCGTACTGTTTGGATTGGCTGTTCATATGAAGATATTTCCTATCATGTACTCTCTCCCAATGTTCCTGTTTATTGACGAGCACTACACAGTGAAAGTGGGCGGAGTAACTGATGGGAAGAGGGTGTGGTTAATGGGTCTACTGACTAGAGAGAGGTTAAAGTTCACTGTCGTAAGTGCTGCAACCTTTGCTCTCACTACATTGTTGTGTTTTATGTG gtgTGGGATGGACTTTATTCACGAGGGGTACTTGTATCATATAACGAGAAGGGACACTCGTCACAACTTCTCAGTGTGGTTCTACATGTTATATTTGATCCAGGACTCGTGGCTCTCCCTGCCAGTGGGGTTACTGGCCTTCATACCTCAGGCCCTGCTGCTGATAGCATCAGCCCTCTGGCTCTATAGGGACCTCCCGTTCTGTTGCTTTGTGCAGACCTTTGTGTTTGTCACCTTCAACAAAGTGTGCACCTCTCAG TATTTCTTGTGGTACCTGTGTCTGCTGCCACTGATCGTCCCCTTCTCTCGCCTGAGGCTGTGTAGTGTGGTAGTCATGACAACCATGTGGTTCCTTGGACAG GCCCTGTGGTTGGTCCCTGCCTATTACCTGGAGTTCCAAGGCTACAACACATTCACTCGGATATGGACTGCTGGCATTGCGTTATTTGTTATCAATGT